In Ipomoea triloba cultivar NCNSP0323 chromosome 7, ASM357664v1, a single genomic region encodes these proteins:
- the LOC116024537 gene encoding protein FLX-like 2 — protein MANGRHIPPVYEGHSTPGAGMTSYGLLPAAHHSVDPLPREILEGKIVSQVAEIEQLVTDNHTLASTHVTLKQDISAVHEEIEKLQDHVRSIRTESDIQIRVILDNMAKKEGDAQAPDSIKNDLQQSINEAQNLVTITQELNAKLKPATEELEKARLEVKKLPEVRAELENLQQEHQQLRETFEFEKGKNVAKVEQMKLLETNVVAKATEVERLRTELLNSERKVKAIYSYGQAYVYPNPPMHASMPYMDGYGRPPPAQITGEGAFPYGTGGTAPGVGGVAAPPNPGAWGRGPY, from the exons ATGGCGAACGGAAGGCATATTCCACCAGTGTACGAGGGACATTCGACTCCTGGTGCCGGAATGACATCTTATGGTTTGTTGCCTGCTGCACATCACTCCGTTGATCCACTTCCTCGTGAAATTTTGGAGGGCAAAATAGTCTCTCAGGTGGCAGAAATAGAGCAGCTTGTTACCGACAATCATACATTAGCATCTACTCACGTGACCTTGAAGCAGGATATTTCTGCAGTTCATGAGGAAATAGAGAAACTCCAAGATCATGTTAGAAGCATTCGAACTGAAAGTGATATCCAGATTCGGGTCATATTGGACAATATGGCAAAAAAGGAAGGTGACGCTCAAGCTCCTGATAGTATCAAGAACGATCTACAACAATCCATTAACGAGGCACAAAATTTAGTTACCATTACTCAAGAGTTGAATGCTAAATTAAAGCCCGCTACTGAAGAATTAGAGAAAGCTCGTTTAGAAGTCAAGAAATTACCAGAAGTGCGGGCTGAACTTGAAAATTTGCAGCAAGAACACCAACAGTTACG CGAGACATTTGAGTTTGAGAAAGGTAAAAACGTAGCGAAAGTTGAACAAATGAAACTTCTGGAGACCAACGTGGTTGCCAAGGCTACTGAAGTGGAAAGATTGCGGACCGAGTTGCTAAATTCTGAGAGGAAAGTGAAAG CAATCTACTCGTATGGTCAGGCTTACGTGTACCCAAACCCTCCAATGCACGCTAGCATGCCTTATATGGATGGCTACGGAAGACCTCCCCCCGCACAAATTACAGGAGAAGGGGCGTTTCCTTATGGCACTGGCGGAACTGCTCCTGGAGTTGGAGGTGTGGCCGCCCCTCCAAATCCCGGGGCCTGGGGACGAGGACCTTATTAA
- the LOC116024467 gene encoding uncharacterized protein LOC116024467 — MFTWVEFEGNVDAAGIVSEEGGSDHNIGGEQDTEDGIEVEADSGFESDYYSENETDISIGSEHITSGSEHLSSDSEQRTVCGSKDKSKRKVRVDEEPIPQSVPVGENPLEDDADSQYYDSQDPPTAEEALENEEGDEVQSKYNSKYPRYNPKADPPILELGWEERTKCFQVKAIMLDHKCNTQFTLGIVSQKWLEWKFEEKVRQNPTIGYSELSRDIKSEFNINVTVSMCRRAITGILKKLDIGYESQFKRLRDYAQECLNSNPGSTVKIKTNRTVENCPIVFERIYVCFSAMKKGFLGGCRRFIGLDGCFLKGKLKGEILSAVGRDVNNQMYPIAWAVVEIENSSSWRWFLEFLKSDLEIVDASQWTVMSDQQKGLSSIIQEVFPGVEHRNCARHVHANWSKSHRGKVLKGLFWQIAKTPNQALLADRLKGLEKVDAAALQDLNKYPMQFWCKTFFKEEIKCDLVDNNLNEAFNKTLLNARSKNIIPMLEDIRVAVMKRIAKKRSLAERWTGNNCPNVIKKLNENIIGSADWEVVFNGADGYEVKKGRFQFKINLELQSCSCRQWQLTGLPCPHSICAIFHKGHQLDQYIHEWYSKEMYMKTYDHVIQPMNGEQFWPRTSGDEIHAPIPRKMTSRPKKKRKLEDDEKNKDKNKLSVEVRKLSRK; from the exons ATGTTTACCTGGGTTGAGTTTGAGGGGAATGTAGATGCGGCTGGAATAGTGAGTGAGGAAGGGGGGTCTGACCATAACATAGGGGGTGAGCAAGATACTGAAGATGGGATTGAAGTTGAGGCAGATTCAGGATTTGAGAGTGATTATTACAGTGAGAATGAGACAGATATTAGCATTGGGAGTGAACATATAACTAGTGGCAGTGAACATTTAAGTAGTGACAGTGAGCAGAGAACAGTTTGTGGCAGTAAGGACAAGAGCAAAAGGAAAGTAAGGGTAGATGAGGAACCTATTCCACAGTCTGTGCCAGTAGGTGAAAATCCTTTAGAAGATGATGCAGATTCTCAATATTATGATTCACAAGATCCACCAACAGCTGAAGAGGCTTTGGAGAATGAAGAAGGGGATGAGGTGCAATCAAAATACAATTCTAAGTACCCAAGGTATAACCCTAAAGCTGATCCACCAATTCTTGAACTTG GGTGGGAAGAGAGAACTAAGTGTTTTCAAGTTAAAGCAATTATGTTAGACCATAAATGTAACACCCAATTCACCTTAGGGATAGTTAGTCAAAAGTGGTTGGAATGGAAATTTGAAGAAAAGGTGAGGCAAAATCCAACCATTGGATATTCTGAGTTGAGCAGAGACATAAAATCTGAGTTTAATATCAATGTGACTGTTAGCATGTGTAGAAGGGCAATTACTGGGATTCTAAAAAAGCTAGATATTGGTTATGAGAGTCAGTTCAAGAGGCTAAGGGATTATGCTCAGGAGTGCTTGAATTCAAATCCAGGATCTACTGTTAAGATTAAAACCAATAGAACTGTGGAAAATTGTCCAATAGTGTTTGAGaggatttatgtttgtttttctgCAATGAAGAAGGGTTTCTTAGGGGGTTGTAGGAGGTTTATTGGATTAGATGGCTGCTTTTTGAAAGGGAAATTGAAGGGTGAAATTCTAAGTGCTGTGGGTAGAGATGTCAATAATCAGATGTACCCAATAGCATGGGCTGTAGTGGAGATTGAAAACAGCTCTTCATGGAGGTGGTTTCTTGAATTTCTGAAGTCAGACTTAGAGATTGTGGATGCTAGTCAATGGACTGTAATGAGTGATCAGCAAAAG GGGTTATCAAGCATCATACAAGAGGTATTCCCTGGTGTGGAGCATAGAAACTGTGCAAGACATGTGCATGCCAACTGGAGTAAGAGTCACAGGGGTAAGGTTCTCAAGGGTCTTTTCTGGCAGATTGCAAAGACTCCCAATCAAGCATTGCTTGCAGATAGGCTGAAAGGTTTAGAGAAGGTGGATGCTGCAGCACTACAAGATTTGAACAAGTATCCAATGCAATTCTGGTGCAAAACATTTTTCAAGGAAGAAATTAAATGTGATTTGGTTGACAACAATTTGAATGAGGCATTCAACAAGACCTTGTTGAATGCAAGGAGTAAGAATATTATTCCAATGCTAGAAGACATAAGAGTTGCAGTCATGAAGAGGATTGCCAAGAAGAGATCACTTGCTGAAAGGTGGACTGGGAATAATTGTCCAAATGTGATTAAGAAGTTGAATGAAAACATCATTGGAAGTGCAGATTGGGAAGTTGTGTTCAATGGAGCTGATGGATATGAGGTGAAAAAGGGCAGATTTCAGTTCAAGATAAATTTGGAGTTGCAATCATGTTCTTGTAGACAGTGGCAGTTGACTGGTTTGCCATGTCCTCATTCAATTTGTGCCATATTTCACAAGGGGCACCAGCTTGATCAGTATATCCATGAGTGGTATAGCAAGGAGATGTATATGAAAACCTATGACCATGTAATACAACCAATGAATGGAGAACAATTTTGGCCCAGAACTTCAGGAGATGAGATACATGCTCCAATTCCAAGGAAGATGACTAGCAGGCCcaagaaaaagagaaagttGGAAGATGATGAAAAGAATAAGGACAAAAACAAATTAAGTGTAGAGGTTCGTAAGCTGTCAAGGAAATGA